The Halanaerobium praevalens DSM 2228 genome contains a region encoding:
- the grdD gene encoding glycine/sarcosine/betaine reductase complex component C subunit alpha translates to MTKNVKERVAGVFNEVAAAMETGQFGQKKKIGLTLLDSEHGVDELKKAAQLAENKYNDLEVDLIGCEGDKCSCLADAHSIMDQKLENEELDAAVTLHYNFPLGVSTVGRVITPGQGKEMLIATTTGTTATDRVPAMLKNTIYGIAAAKALGIEKPTVGILNVEGARLVEKNLQKLKVNGYQFEFATSVRADGGSVMRGNDLLLGTPDIMVTDTLTGNMLMKVFSSFNTGGQYEAVGYGYGPGVGEDYDKLIGIISRASGAPVIANALKFMAEVAQGNLLELTKTELKAAKKAGLNDLIAELKAKNSAVKEEKVKKPEKKVTDEEISGIDILEIEAAKESLWQQDIYAETGMGCTGPVILIAEADEAEAREKLQKAGFIE, encoded by the coding sequence ATGACAAAGAATGTAAAAGAAAGAGTTGCCGGAGTTTTTAATGAGGTGGCAGCAGCGATGGAGACAGGTCAGTTTGGTCAAAAAAAGAAAATTGGCCTAACTTTACTTGATAGTGAACATGGAGTAGATGAACTAAAAAAAGCTGCTCAGCTGGCTGAAAACAAATATAATGATTTAGAAGTAGATTTAATAGGTTGTGAGGGAGACAAATGCAGCTGTTTAGCAGATGCTCATTCTATAATGGATCAAAAATTAGAAAATGAGGAGCTTGATGCTGCAGTTACCTTACATTATAACTTTCCTTTAGGAGTGTCTACAGTTGGTAGAGTTATTACTCCTGGGCAGGGAAAAGAAATGTTAATTGCTACTACCACAGGCACTACTGCAACTGATCGAGTTCCAGCAATGCTCAAAAATACAATTTATGGGATTGCAGCTGCTAAAGCTTTAGGGATTGAAAAACCAACAGTAGGAATTTTAAATGTAGAAGGGGCCAGACTGGTAGAAAAAAATCTGCAGAAGTTAAAGGTAAATGGTTATCAGTTTGAATTTGCAACTTCTGTTAGAGCAGATGGTGGTTCAGTGATGAGAGGTAATGATCTGCTTTTAGGAACTCCCGATATTATGGTAACTGATACTCTGACTGGAAATATGCTGATGAAAGTATTTTCTTCCTTTAATACAGGTGGCCAGTACGAAGCAGTGGGTTATGGTTATGGACCAGGAGTTGGAGAAGATTATGATAAATTAATCGGGATTATTTCTCGGGCTTCAGGTGCTCCAGTAATTGCTAATGCACTGAAATTTATGGCAGAGGTAGCTCAGGGTAATTTATTGGAGCTGACTAAAACTGAATTAAAAGCAGCTAAAAAAGCTGGTTTAAATGACTTAATTGCTGAGCTAAAAGCTAAAAATTCAGCTGTAAAAGAGGAAAAAGTTAAAAAACCAGAAAAGAAAGTAACAGATGAAGAAATCTCAGGTATAGATATCTTAGAAATTGAAGCTGCTAAAGAAAGTCTCTGGCAGCAGGATATTTATGCAGAAACAGGTATGGGTTGTACAGGACCTGTAATTTTAATTGCTGAAGCTGATGAAGCTGAAGCAAGAGAAAAACTGCAAAAGGCAGGTTTTATTGAATAA
- a CDS encoding alanine/glycine:cation symporter family protein, producing MAFFQYVNGILWGPVMLVLLLGTGVLFTWKLRFIQIRRLKSAFKETFAKMFDKSIGADAAGISSFQALATAVAAQVGTGNLVGVSTAIAAGGPGAVFWMWISGVFGMGTVFAEAVLGQEFKESVDGEMTGGPAFYIRNGLGSKPLAALFAVSIVVALGIVGNMVQSNSIATAMSEAFGISTLVIGIIISILVGLVIIGGLKRIAHITEMVVPFMAVMYFLASLAVIIINFESIIPSLKMIFYGAFNPTAATGGVIGVSIKQAFRYGVARGLFSNEAGMGSTPHAHAVAKVNHPAQQGLVAIFGVFFDTFVVCTMTALVIITSGVFKSEAMRGAAMTQAGFAQALGGMGEKFVAIGLFFFAFTTIISWYYFGEVNIKYLFGKGKVKIYRWVVVGCVILGAVMKVPVIWEMADMFNGIMVIPNVVALLGMVSLVSKIYDDYEYNFLEGKESEYENKDLK from the coding sequence ATGGCTTTTTTTCAGTATGTGAATGGTATTCTCTGGGGACCGGTAATGTTAGTCTTACTTTTGGGGACAGGAGTTTTATTTACCTGGAAGCTAAGATTTATTCAAATTAGACGGCTTAAATCTGCTTTTAAAGAAACTTTTGCTAAAATGTTTGATAAATCAATTGGGGCTGATGCAGCTGGAATATCATCTTTTCAAGCTTTAGCCACAGCAGTTGCTGCTCAGGTCGGTACTGGTAACTTAGTTGGGGTTTCAACAGCTATTGCAGCTGGTGGACCTGGAGCTGTTTTTTGGATGTGGATTAGTGGAGTTTTTGGAATGGGTACAGTTTTTGCTGAAGCAGTTTTAGGACAGGAATTTAAAGAAAGTGTAGATGGAGAGATGACAGGGGGTCCTGCTTTTTATATTCGTAATGGTTTGGGAAGTAAACCTTTAGCAGCACTTTTTGCGGTTTCTATAGTTGTAGCTTTGGGAATAGTAGGAAATATGGTTCAATCTAATTCAATTGCTACAGCCATGTCTGAGGCATTTGGAATTTCTACTTTAGTAATTGGAATTATTATTTCTATTCTAGTGGGGCTAGTTATTATTGGTGGTCTTAAAAGAATAGCTCATATTACAGAAATGGTAGTTCCATTTATGGCAGTAATGTATTTTTTAGCAAGTTTAGCTGTGATAATAATTAACTTTGAGAGTATTATTCCTTCTCTTAAAATGATTTTTTATGGAGCTTTTAATCCAACAGCTGCTACAGGTGGAGTTATTGGAGTTTCAATTAAACAAGCTTTCCGTTATGGTGTAGCTCGTGGTTTGTTTTCTAATGAAGCTGGAATGGGTTCTACTCCTCATGCTCATGCAGTAGCTAAAGTAAATCACCCAGCTCAACAGGGATTAGTTGCTATTTTTGGTGTTTTCTTTGATACTTTTGTGGTTTGTACTATGACAGCTTTAGTAATTATCACTAGTGGAGTTTTCAAGAGTGAAGCAATGCGGGGGGCAGCAATGACTCAAGCTGGTTTTGCTCAAGCTTTAGGTGGTATGGGAGAGAAGTTTGTGGCGATTGGACTTTTCTTTTTCGCTTTTACGACTATAATTAGTTGGTATTACTTTGGTGAGGTTAATATTAAGTACTTATTTGGTAAAGGAAAAGTCAAAATTTATCGCTGGGTTGTTGTAGGATGTGTTATTTTAGGAGCTGTTATGAAAGTACCTGTTATTTGGGAAATGGCTGATATGTTTAATGGAATTATGGTTATTCCTAACGTAGTAGCTTTACTGGGGATGGTATCACTTGTTAGTAAAATTTATGATGATTATGAATATAATTTCTTAGAAGGAAAAGAATCAGAATATGAAAATAAAGATTTAAAGTAA
- a CDS encoding dipeptidase gives MKRKIATSTILLLIITLVLSGSALACTDIVVGKDASTDGSVITSHTVDGRYDSRIQIIPAQDHESGTMAPVYENIVYGDHMDLVKLGEIPQAEHTYKYFHGAYPYANEHQLIIGETTLGGARETTNSEEAIMTIEQLEIFALQRTKTAREAIKLMGKLAEKYGYKESCYLGECLTVADKNEVWVFEIFGVGPLWTPESGKPGAVWAAKKVPDNHVTVVPNFSRIRKIDPDADDMMVSDNYIAVAEELGIYDSESNEEFYWNEVYGDVKDDTSLRLWRVYSEMAPSKNWNYNKAAEYPFSIKPDKKVSAQDVIAMFRDTSENSPYDMADNENWYYEDESGEMKKSVYATPQADGAARQLLDLEYYRPIARYYCSYFFVSQSRNWLPDEIGGVIWFGLDNPENSPFVPMNVGVEAVPTSWKTLNRDKFDRDSSWWAFARVDDFVNMRYGDLKPEVDSVLKPMQNHMFELQKEIEEKAVILDITQDEKAVKELLTNHTKSLMHWTENRYWKLGDELYYQLNNN, from the coding sequence ATGAAAAGAAAAATTGCTACTTCTACAATCTTGTTGTTAATTATCACTTTAGTTCTTAGTGGCTCTGCTTTAGCTTGTACTGATATTGTTGTTGGTAAAGATGCTTCAACTGATGGTTCTGTTATAACTTCTCACACTGTTGATGGTAGATATGATTCTAGAATTCAAATTATTCCAGCTCAAGATCATGAGTCTGGAACAATGGCTCCAGTTTACGAAAATATTGTTTACGGTGATCATATGGATTTAGTTAAACTCGGAGAAATACCTCAAGCTGAACATACTTATAAATATTTTCATGGTGCTTATCCTTATGCAAATGAACATCAATTAATTATTGGTGAAACTACATTAGGCGGAGCAAGAGAAACTACTAATAGTGAAGAAGCAATTATGACTATTGAACAGTTAGAAATTTTTGCCCTCCAAAGAACTAAAACAGCTCGAGAAGCAATTAAATTAATGGGAAAACTTGCTGAAAAATATGGATACAAAGAATCTTGTTATTTAGGAGAATGCTTAACAGTTGCTGATAAAAATGAAGTTTGGGTTTTTGAAATTTTTGGAGTTGGTCCTTTATGGACACCTGAAAGTGGAAAACCTGGTGCTGTCTGGGCAGCTAAAAAAGTACCTGATAACCATGTAACAGTAGTTCCTAATTTTAGTAGAATCAGAAAAATAGATCCAGATGCAGATGATATGATGGTTTCTGATAACTATATTGCGGTAGCTGAAGAACTTGGGATTTATGATTCTGAGAGTAATGAAGAATTTTATTGGAATGAAGTATATGGTGATGTAAAAGATGATACTAGTCTTAGACTTTGGAGAGTTTATAGTGAAATGGCACCATCTAAAAATTGGAATTATAACAAAGCAGCAGAATATCCATTTTCTATTAAGCCTGATAAAAAAGTATCTGCTCAAGATGTTATAGCAATGTTTAGAGATACTTCTGAAAATTCTCCTTATGATATGGCTGACAATGAAAATTGGTATTATGAAGACGAAAGTGGAGAAATGAAAAAAAGTGTTTATGCTACTCCACAGGCAGATGGAGCAGCTCGTCAATTATTAGATCTTGAATATTATCGTCCAATTGCTCGTTATTACTGTTCTTATTTCTTTGTTTCCCAATCAAGAAATTGGCTTCCTGATGAAATTGGAGGAGTAATCTGGTTTGGACTTGATAACCCAGAAAATAGTCCTTTTGTGCCAATGAATGTTGGTGTTGAAGCTGTACCTACTTCCTGGAAAACTCTAAACAGAGATAAATTTGATAGAGATTCTTCTTGGTGGGCTTTTGCTCGCGTAGATGACTTTGTTAATATGCGTTATGGGGATTTAAAACCTGAAGTTGATTCTGTTTTAAAACCAATGCAAAATCATATGTTTGAATTACAAAAAGAAATTGAAGAAAAGGCTGTTATTCTTGATATAACTCAAGATGAAAAAGCTGTTAAAGAATTATTAACAAATCACACTAAATCTTTAATGCACTGGACTGAAAATCGTTACTGGAAACTTGGAGATGAGCTTTATTACCAGCTTAATAATAATTAA
- the trxB gene encoding thioredoxin-disulfide reductase, giving the protein MSEKYDLIIIGGGPAGIAAAIYGSRSRLKTLVLEAKRKTGGQPATYHDMENYPGVPETTASELMDNFKTHAEKFKAEFKRGQVAKIETDGFKKLVKTKKEEVYEAKSVIIATGAEPRKLGIKGEEEFKGKGVSYCATCDADLFTDLDIVVVGNGNSAVEEAIYLTKFVNKLTMIVIHDEGVMDAEKILQEQAMENEKIDFVWNSTLEEIKGEGLVEKAVVKNIKTGQKSEIDCNGVFFFVGRVPSTDFLEGVVDLTEHGYIKTTKQMETNQPGIYAVGDVRDKVVRQVITAAGDGATAAVMAQGYIEEEDYWQNNVLQADKEVIVAFWSVTDQASIDLVAKLENMDLEAKGYKFLKIDTYKNRLISDRYQIEEIPTVMKLKGSKVAEKVVAPTEKELKNIF; this is encoded by the coding sequence ATGAGCGAAAAATATGATTTAATAATAATAGGTGGTGGACCAGCTGGAATAGCAGCTGCAATTTATGGTTCTCGCTCTCGTTTAAAAACACTTGTGCTTGAAGCTAAGAGAAAGACTGGAGGTCAGCCTGCTACATATCATGATATGGAAAATTATCCTGGAGTGCCAGAGACTACTGCTTCTGAACTAATGGATAATTTTAAAACTCATGCTGAAAAGTTTAAAGCAGAATTTAAGCGGGGACAGGTTGCTAAAATAGAAACTGATGGTTTTAAAAAGTTAGTTAAAACTAAAAAAGAGGAAGTATATGAAGCTAAAAGTGTAATTATAGCTACAGGTGCTGAGCCAAGAAAATTAGGAATTAAAGGAGAAGAAGAATTTAAAGGTAAAGGAGTATCTTATTGTGCTACCTGTGATGCAGATTTATTTACTGACTTAGATATTGTAGTTGTTGGAAATGGTAATTCAGCTGTAGAAGAAGCTATTTATTTAACTAAATTTGTAAATAAACTGACAATGATTGTCATCCATGATGAAGGAGTAATGGATGCCGAAAAAATTCTGCAGGAACAGGCAATGGAAAATGAGAAAATTGATTTTGTCTGGAATTCTACTTTAGAAGAAATAAAAGGAGAAGGTCTGGTCGAAAAGGCTGTTGTTAAAAATATTAAAACTGGTCAAAAATCTGAAATTGATTGTAATGGAGTTTTCTTCTTTGTCGGCCGCGTTCCTAGTACAGACTTTTTAGAAGGTGTTGTAGATTTAACTGAACATGGTTATATTAAAACAACAAAACAAATGGAAACAAATCAGCCAGGTATTTATGCAGTTGGTGATGTGCGGGATAAAGTTGTGCGTCAGGTAATAACTGCAGCAGGTGATGGTGCAACAGCAGCTGTGATGGCTCAAGGCTATATTGAAGAAGAAGATTACTGGCAGAATAATGTACTCCAAGCAGATAAAGAAGTAATTGTTGCTTTTTGGAGTGTTACAGATCAAGCAAGTATTGATTTAGTAGCAAAACTAGAGAATATGGATTTAGAAGCTAAAGGTTATAAATTCTTAAAAATTGATACTTATAAAAATAGATTGATTTCTGATCGCTATCAGATTGAGGAAATCCCAACAGTTATGAAGCTTAAGGGATCTAAAGTAGCAGAAAAAGTAGTTGCTCCAACTGAAAAAGAATTAAAAAATATTTTTTAA
- the grdB gene encoding glycine reductase complex selenoprotein B, with protein sequence MSNKLKIVHYLNQFFGQIGGEDKADIAPRLEKGAVGPGAALNNMIGDEAEIVNTIICGDTFFNENLEKSKVEIRKMLKDIEPDLLIAGPAFNAGRYGVACGTVAEIAKAEFGIDVISGIYPENPGYEMFRQYAYFVETPDSAAGMRNALPEMGALVKSYLEKDGDLDSPEVEGYLARGVRKNVFVEKRGAARAVQILLSKLEGKDFETEYPMPVFDRVDPADPIENMAETKVALVTSGGIVPKGNPDHIESSSASKYGEYSLEGITNLDEANYETAHGGYDPVYANLDADRVLPVDVMRDLEAEGVIGELHNKFYSTVGNGTSVANAKAYAAEIAENLISDGVQAVVLTSTUGTCTRCGATMVKEIEKAGLAVVHVATVVPISKTVGANRIVPAVAIPYPLGNPDLGQKEEKALRRSIVEQALAALQTEIDGQTVFSDED encoded by the coding sequence ATGAGTAATAAACTGAAAATTGTTCACTATTTAAACCAGTTTTTTGGGCAAATTGGAGGCGAAGATAAGGCAGATATCGCTCCTCGCTTAGAAAAAGGAGCTGTTGGTCCAGGAGCTGCTCTAAATAATATGATCGGTGATGAAGCGGAAATTGTAAATACAATTATTTGTGGAGATACATTTTTTAATGAAAACTTAGAAAAAAGTAAAGTTGAAATTAGAAAAATGTTAAAAGATATAGAGCCAGATTTATTAATTGCAGGACCTGCCTTTAATGCTGGTCGTTACGGAGTAGCATGTGGTACTGTAGCTGAAATTGCAAAAGCTGAATTTGGAATAGATGTTATTTCTGGTATCTATCCAGAAAATCCAGGTTATGAAATGTTTAGACAATATGCTTATTTTGTAGAAACTCCTGATTCTGCTGCAGGAATGAGAAATGCCTTGCCAGAAATGGGAGCTTTAGTTAAAAGCTATCTGGAAAAAGACGGAGATTTAGATAGTCCAGAAGTAGAAGGATATTTGGCTCGCGGTGTTCGCAAAAATGTTTTTGTTGAAAAAAGAGGAGCTGCTAGAGCTGTTCAAATTCTTCTATCAAAATTAGAAGGTAAAGACTTTGAAACAGAATATCCAATGCCAGTTTTTGATCGAGTAGATCCTGCTGATCCTATTGAAAATATGGCTGAGACTAAAGTTGCCCTTGTTACATCTGGAGGTATTGTACCTAAAGGAAATCCAGATCATATTGAATCATCAAGTGCTTCTAAATATGGAGAATATAGTTTAGAAGGTATAACTAATCTTGATGAGGCAAATTATGAAACAGCACATGGTGGCTATGATCCTGTTTATGCTAATCTTGATGCTGACCGAGTGCTGCCAGTTGATGTAATGCGTGACTTGGAAGCAGAAGGTGTAATTGGAGAATTGCATAATAAGTTTTATTCAACAGTTGGTAATGGTACATCTGTGGCTAATGCTAAAGCTTATGCAGCAGAGATCGCTGAAAATTTAATTTCTGATGGGGTTCAGGCAGTTGTCTTAACTTCTACTTGAGGTACCTGTACACGTTGCGGTGCAACAATGGTGAAAGAAATTGAAAAAGCTGGTTTGGCAGTAGTTCATGTGGCAACAGTAGTACCTATTTCTAAAACTGTAGGTGCAAACAGAATTGTACCAGCAGTTGCAATTCCTTATCCTTTAGGAAACCCTGACTTAGGCCAAAAAGAAGAAAAAGCTTTAAGACGCTCAATTGTAGAGCAGGCTTTAGCTGCTCTTCAAACTGAGATTGATGGTCAAACTGTGTTTTCAGATGAGGATTAA
- a CDS encoding dipeptidase, with protein sequence MFNKKLLSLTLTFLLVCLVGVSAVNACTSIMVGKDASVDGSVMTTHTCDGNYDARIQIVEGEKFEADAMTTVYSSRCHDGIPGYNVTELGEIPQATETYTYFHIAYPFMNEHGVMIGEATFSGRSELKNTDAILMIEELERLALQRAKTAREAVKIMGELAEKYGYADGGESLTVIDGEEAWMFEIVGPGPIWSPGTEEPGAIWAAKRVPDGHVSVVANRSRIDTLDLDNPEKAMASKNVKSFAENMGWWDPAEEFLFCEAYNPNPYGAEYYQKRREWRVLSILAPSQNFDPKAKRYPFSVKPDEKVSARDLMAIKRDHYEGTRFDLTEGLAAGPFGTPNRYPTPNSVKPEDKKDMDWERAISMFRCSYSFVGQARSSMPAPIKSILWFGEDAPHSTVYLPIYSGTRELPEAFTSGRRDKFDRSSAWWAFDFVSNWADLKYSYMIKDIQAMQQKYENKFFAMQPAIDNAALEIYDSHGPERTKEFLTDYSYNNAKKVVDEWWKFADEMIYKYNDGYINYPDKIQSVGYPTEWLEEVGFGEGTVAE encoded by the coding sequence ATGTTTAATAAAAAACTACTATCTCTGACCCTAACCTTTCTACTAGTCTGTTTAGTTGGAGTATCTGCTGTTAATGCCTGTACTTCTATTATGGTTGGTAAAGATGCCTCTGTTGATGGCTCAGTTATGACAACTCACACTTGTGATGGTAATTATGATGCTCGAATTCAAATTGTTGAAGGAGAAAAGTTTGAAGCTGATGCAATGACTACTGTTTATAGTTCCCGCTGTCATGACGGAATACCTGGTTATAATGTAACTGAATTAGGAGAAATTCCCCAAGCAACGGAAACATATACTTATTTCCATATTGCTTATCCTTTTATGAACGAGCACGGAGTTATGATTGGAGAAGCAACTTTTAGTGGTCGCAGTGAATTAAAAAATACAGATGCAATTTTAATGATTGAAGAACTAGAAAGACTTGCTCTTCAAAGAGCTAAAACAGCTAGAGAAGCTGTTAAAATTATGGGAGAACTAGCTGAAAAATATGGTTATGCTGATGGTGGAGAAAGTTTAACTGTTATTGATGGTGAAGAAGCCTGGATGTTCGAAATCGTTGGACCAGGTCCAATCTGGTCTCCTGGAACTGAAGAGCCTGGTGCTATTTGGGCAGCTAAAAGAGTGCCTGATGGCCATGTTAGTGTAGTTGCTAATAGAAGTAGAATTGATACACTTGATCTAGATAATCCAGAAAAAGCAATGGCTTCTAAAAATGTGAAATCTTTTGCTGAAAATATGGGCTGGTGGGATCCAGCAGAAGAATTCTTATTCTGTGAAGCATATAATCCTAATCCTTATGGAGCAGAATATTATCAAAAACGCCGTGAATGGAGAGTTTTATCTATTTTAGCTCCATCACAGAATTTTGATCCTAAAGCAAAACGTTATCCTTTCTCAGTTAAACCTGATGAAAAAGTTTCTGCTCGAGATTTAATGGCAATTAAGCGTGATCATTATGAGGGTACCAGATTTGACTTAACTGAAGGCTTAGCAGCTGGCCCTTTTGGTACTCCAAATAGATATCCTACTCCTAATTCTGTTAAACCAGAAGATAAAAAAGATATGGATTGGGAAAGAGCTATTTCAATGTTCCGCTGTTCTTATAGTTTTGTTGGTCAGGCACGTAGTTCAATGCCTGCTCCCATTAAATCAATACTCTGGTTTGGTGAAGATGCACCTCACTCTACTGTTTATCTTCCAATCTACAGTGGTACCAGAGAACTACCAGAAGCCTTTACTTCAGGCAGAAGAGATAAATTTGACAGATCATCTGCTTGGTGGGCCTTTGACTTCGTCTCAAATTGGGCTGACTTAAAATATTCATATATGATAAAAGATATTCAAGCAATGCAGCAAAAATATGAAAATAAATTCTTTGCCATGCAGCCTGCTATTGATAATGCAGCTCTAGAAATCTATGATTCACATGGCCCAGAAAGAACAAAAGAATTCTTAACTGACTACAGCTATAATAATGCAAAAAAAGTTGTAGATGAATGGTGGAAATTTGCTGATGAAATGATTTATAAATATAATGACGGATATATTAACTATCCAGACAAAATTCAATCTGTTGGCTATCCTACAGAATGGTTAGAAGAAGTAGGATTCGGTGAAGGTACTGTAGCTGAGTAA
- the grdC gene encoding glycine/sarcosine/betaine reductase complex component C subunit beta — MDFPVIKGSGYVLVHTPNILKEGGSTQTTTRAKNPEAEYLKNLDDHLRTFTEVVGYAPNQAYIGNILPDKLTEIEKPWYAKENFVEEERFGKLGEIMPEAEFYALIKHVDVFDLVKLSSEFIQEIEPQLAEHPILKEMEIELGTGEESSELESLLENEAEPLYLNNKLIGCVKRAHESDVNLNAHTILENLVAKASAVLAVKNLAFKNDIDLNDVDYLLECSEEACGDINQRGGGNFAKAIAEMAGCENANGSDVRSFCAAPAHAIVNAAALVKAGIYDNVVVAAGGSVAKLGMNGKDHIKKEMPVLEDTLGGFAVLVSKNDGLSPVIRTDIIGRHKVGTGSSPQAVISSLVTDPLDENDLNIKDIDKYSVEMQNPEVTKPAGAGDVPESNYKMIAALGVKRGDLERKELMNFVKAHGMPGFAPTQGHIPSGVPFIGPAAKMMAAGQLKKAMIIGKGSLFLGRMTNQFDGVSFVIEKNSGVEAKTESVSDKEIKNMIAGAMRQMADNLLGETE; from the coding sequence ATGGATTTTCCAGTAATTAAAGGTTCAGGTTATGTTTTAGTACATACACCTAATATTTTAAAAGAAGGCGGCTCTACTCAGACAACAACTAGGGCCAAAAATCCTGAAGCAGAATATTTAAAGAACTTGGATGATCATTTAAGAACTTTTACAGAAGTAGTCGGATATGCACCAAATCAAGCCTATATCGGTAATATTTTACCAGATAAATTAACAGAAATCGAAAAACCATGGTATGCTAAAGAAAATTTTGTAGAAGAAGAAAGATTTGGTAAACTAGGTGAAATTATGCCTGAAGCTGAATTTTATGCTTTGATTAAACATGTTGATGTTTTTGATTTAGTTAAATTAAGCTCAGAATTTATTCAAGAAATTGAGCCTCAGCTAGCTGAACATCCTATTTTAAAAGAAATGGAGATTGAGCTTGGTACAGGAGAAGAAAGCTCTGAATTGGAGTCCTTATTAGAAAATGAGGCAGAACCACTTTATTTAAATAATAAACTAATTGGTTGTGTCAAAAGAGCACACGAAAGTGATGTCAATTTAAATGCCCATACTATTTTAGAAAACTTAGTTGCCAAAGCATCTGCTGTTTTAGCAGTTAAAAATTTAGCTTTTAAAAATGATATTGATTTAAATGATGTTGACTATCTACTTGAATGCTCTGAAGAAGCATGTGGAGATATTAATCAGCGTGGTGGAGGTAACTTTGCTAAAGCAATAGCAGAAATGGCTGGTTGTGAAAATGCTAATGGCTCAGATGTTAGAAGTTTCTGTGCAGCTCCAGCTCATGCAATAGTTAATGCAGCAGCTTTAGTTAAAGCTGGAATTTATGACAATGTAGTAGTCGCAGCAGGTGGATCAGTGGCCAAATTAGGGATGAATGGCAAAGACCATATTAAAAAAGAAATGCCTGTTTTAGAAGATACTCTGGGTGGATTTGCAGTTTTAGTTTCTAAAAATGATGGACTAAGCCCAGTGATTAGAACTGATATTATTGGCCGTCATAAAGTGGGGACAGGTTCTTCTCCTCAGGCAGTAATTAGTTCTTTAGTAACTGATCCTTTAGATGAAAATGATTTAAATATTAAAGATATCGATAAGTATTCTGTAGAAATGCAGAATCCAGAAGTTACAAAACCAGCTGGTGCAGGAGATGTTCCAGAATCTAATTATAAAATGATTGCTGCTTTAGGAGTTAAACGCGGTGATTTAGAAAGAAAAGAACTGATGAACTTTGTTAAAGCACATGGAATGCCTGGATTTGCTCCAACTCAGGGCCATATTCCTTCAGGAGTACCCTTTATTGGTCCAGCAGCTAAAATGATGGCAGCAGGTCAGCTAAAAAAAGCAATGATTATTGGTAAAGGGAGTCTATTTTTAGGTAGAATGACAAATCAGTTTGATGGAGTTTCTTTTGTAATTGAAAAGAATTCCGGAGTAGAGGCAAAAACAGAAAGTGTAAGTGATAAAGAAATCAAAAATATGATCGCCGGTGCTATGCGCCAGATGGCAGATAATCTTCTCGGCGAAACCGAGTGA